Proteins co-encoded in one Sulfurimonas sp. HSL1-2 genomic window:
- a CDS encoding sodium-dependent transporter — translation MKIARFSRIGFILAAAGSAVGLGNIWKFPYITGEYGGGAFVMVYLFTVMLIGFSIMIAELLIGFLSRRDALTAFEELAPRHKEAWKWGGLMAFSGLLIMTFYSVVIGWIFNYIFVSLGSLPSSPEEAAGLFKTMVGSDIKTQIFYHTLAFAIITAIIIRGIKGGIERLNLILMPMLFLIVGGMFLYATTQAGFSQAWDFMFSVDWSKLNSEAFVTAVGHAFFTLSLGMGALLTYSASLPKESSLVKSALVVVALDTGIALLAGLMLFTFLYQYGAEPSAGPGLVFISLPAVFYEMGALGNVFAVLFFISLAFAGLTSAVSLVEPMVQLAIDRFGWSRFKASATMGLFFYLVGIVVIYSNSSDYGAMLTWGGKNLFDWVDYVTASILLPTGGLIMAIFIGYVIEPSRVEAAVKQQMGFAYGIWHFSLRYIAPVALVVVMLNMMGILKL, via the coding sequence ATGAAGATAGCACGCTTTAGCCGTATAGGATTTATTCTCGCCGCCGCCGGCAGTGCGGTCGGACTGGGAAATATCTGGAAATTCCCCTATATTACGGGGGAGTACGGCGGCGGCGCTTTCGTCATGGTTTATCTTTTTACGGTCATGCTCATCGGTTTCTCCATCATGATTGCCGAGCTGCTCATAGGGTTTCTCAGCCGCCGGGATGCTTTGACCGCGTTTGAAGAGCTGGCTCCGCGCCATAAGGAGGCGTGGAAATGGGGCGGGTTGATGGCCTTTTCCGGCCTGCTCATCATGACCTTCTACTCCGTGGTGATCGGCTGGATCTTCAACTATATCTTCGTCTCGCTCGGCAGTCTGCCCTCTTCGCCGGAGGAAGCAGCGGGGCTTTTTAAGACGATGGTGGGTTCGGATATCAAAACCCAGATCTTCTACCATACGCTTGCCTTTGCCATCATCACCGCCATTATCATCCGCGGGATCAAGGGCGGTATCGAGCGGTTGAACCTGATCCTTATGCCGATGCTCTTTCTCATTGTCGGCGGGATGTTTCTCTACGCGACGACCCAGGCGGGTTTTTCGCAGGCGTGGGACTTTATGTTCAGTGTCGACTGGAGCAAGCTCAATTCCGAAGCCTTTGTGACCGCCGTCGGGCACGCCTTTTTCACTCTCTCACTGGGGATGGGGGCGCTGCTGACCTACTCCGCTTCTCTTCCCAAGGAGAGCAGCCTTGTCAAAAGTGCCCTTGTCGTCGTGGCCCTCGATACAGGCATTGCCCTGCTGGCCGGGCTGATGCTCTTTACCTTCCTCTACCAGTATGGTGCGGAACCCTCCGCCGGACCGGGCCTCGTTTTTATCTCGCTGCCGGCGGTCTTTTACGAAATGGGGGCACTGGGCAACGTCTTTGCCGTACTCTTCTTTATCTCCCTTGCCTTTGCCGGGCTCACCTCCGCCGTCTCCCTCGTCGAACCGATGGTCCAGCTGGCCATAGACCGTTTCGGCTGGAGCCGTTTCAAGGCCTCGGCGACCATGGGGCTGTTCTTCTACCTGGTCGGCATCGTTGTCATCTACTCGAACAGCAGTGACTACGGTGCGATGCTTACCTGGGGCGGCAAGAATCTCTTCGACTGGGTCGACTACGTTACCGCATCAATCCTGCTTCCGACCGGCGGACTGATCATGGCGATTTTTATCGGCTACGTCATCGAACCCAGCCGCGTCGAAGCGGCAGTGAAGCAGCAGATGGGCTTTGCCTACGGCATCTGGCACTTCAGCCTACGCTACATCGCCCCGGTGGCGCTGGTCGTCGTCATGCTGAACATGATGGGCATTTTGAAGTTATAG
- the ribE gene encoding riboflavin synthase — translation MFTGLIREMATVKKYGGDRLSLKAAYRPKLGDSIAINGACLSVVSLESDGFTVELSPETQGIIATENLKGRVHIEPAMQFGDRLEGHIVQGHVDTVGTVKSITDNGNSYDVVIDVDKKFIPYIVPKGSIAIDGVSLTVNDVYESSFRLTIIPITMRETLFGSYRNGTKVNIETDMFARYIAHFLAHKDAKLDWETAERFTALY, via the coding sequence ATGTTCACAGGGTTGATCCGGGAGATGGCAACGGTAAAGAAGTATGGCGGGGACAGGCTGAGTCTCAAGGCCGCCTACCGCCCGAAGCTCGGCGACTCCATTGCCATCAACGGCGCCTGCCTCAGCGTCGTCTCCCTGGAAAGCGACGGTTTCACCGTCGAGCTCTCCCCCGAAACGCAGGGGATCATCGCCACGGAGAACCTCAAAGGGCGCGTGCATATCGAACCGGCCATGCAGTTCGGCGACCGGTTGGAGGGGCATATCGTCCAGGGGCACGTGGACACCGTCGGCACCGTCAAAAGCATCACCGACAACGGCAACAGCTACGACGTCGTCATCGATGTCGACAAGAAGTTCATCCCCTATATCGTGCCCAAGGGCTCCATCGCCATCGACGGCGTCAGCCTCACCGTCAACGACGTATATGAGAGCAGCTTCCGCCTCACCATCATCCCCATCACGATGCGTGAAACCTTATTCGGCAGCTACAGGAACGGTACGAAGGTGAATATCGAGACAGATATGTTCGCCCGCTACATCGCCCACTTTCTTGCGCACAAGGATGCCAAGCTCGACTGGGAGACCGCCGAGCGTTTCACCGCGCTTTATTAA